In Terriglobales bacterium, a genomic segment contains:
- a CDS encoding response regulator, with product MALRALVVDDSMLVRHTVCRFLEQRGYEVDSATNGVEALEKLTHALPDIVITDMVMPQMTGSQLIDSLKARPETASIPIVVLSGRPSGSDAQDEKRANFVIHKDIDIEQQLEKALAGALGNAYPSQKQAVGNQAPTSGLPSRA from the coding sequence ATGGCGCTGCGTGCGCTGGTGGTGGACGATTCCATGCTGGTGCGCCACACCGTGTGCCGCTTCCTGGAGCAGCGCGGCTACGAGGTGGACTCCGCCACCAACGGCGTCGAGGCGCTGGAGAAACTGACCCACGCTTTGCCCGACATCGTCATCACCGACATGGTGATGCCTCAGATGACCGGCAGCCAGCTCATCGATTCGCTCAAGGCGCGACCTGAGACCGCTTCGATTCCCATTGTTGTGCTCTCTGGCCGGCCTTCGGGCTCGGACGCTCAGGACGAAAAGCGGGCCAACTTCGTCATCCACAAAGATATCGACATCGAGCAGCAACTGGAGAAAGCGCTGGCGGGGGCGCTGGGGAATGCGTATCCATCGCAAAAGCAAGCAGTCGGCAATCAGGCTCCAACTAGCGGACTTCCCAGCCGTGCCTGA